The nucleotide window AATcggctttataaaaataaagttagcgCCGCCCGAGCCGGGGCAGAAGCCTCCTTCGATGCGGCACAGGGGGCGCTGGGACGGGGCGCGAATAAATAATCAAGGAGGGCGCTCAGCGCGCCCGGAGGAAGCGCGCGCGGACTCCGCGCTCCAGCCCCGGCAGCCTGGCCGTGCGCAGCGCCGGCAGCAGCCGCGCCACCAGCGCCCCGGGCCGCGCCTCACGGAGTTCCGTGAGCTGCCGCCGCAGCCTGAGCTGCAGGGCCGCGCGGTCCTCCCTCGGCGGCGGCGGACTCGGCGGCCCTGGGCCGGCGAGGGCCTGCTGCAGCCGCAGGAGCCTCTTGGAGGACAAGTCCTGGAAAGCTACGAAGTCGATGACAGCGCGCTCGCACTCCTCGGTCCCTGCAGAAggcgagggggggggggggggagtcggTCAGGCCGAGCGCGGCCGTCTGGGCCCCGGGCAGGATGGGCTGGAGGAGGAATCCCTGCCCGTCTGGCTTCGCCCACCGAGCCGCGCCCGAGGGACAGGGCATCCGCGGAAGAGTCGGCCAgcgagggggcggggctggggggccaACGCGGGGAGGGAGGTGCGATGCCAAGGGACCCGCCACCTTCGCTGCAGCGCGACCTCGCAGAGCCGTTTCAACCCTCTGCTCCTTGTTTCCCAAGGTAGGTGGGTCACGGCATCACCCGCCAGCGCCGCAGCCCTCAGCCGAGTGCACTCCCcgggccacccccgccccccaccgcccgAGGCTCCGGGCCCCCTTGACCCCGCAAAGCTTCTGGAAGCCCTTCCCAAGAGCCAGGCAAGGCCTGCGCCCCAGGGCCGGCCTCGGGCGGGCCTGACagccgcgcccccgccccccgctcacCCGGCGCCCCCGGCTCCAGCGAGCCGAGTGGGAAGCCCGTGCAGTTGGTGCACAGGGCGTCGTGGAAGGAGGAGCCCGGCACGTTGACGGCCAGGCCCAGGGCCGTGCAGTTGCGGTGGGGTCGGCACTGCTCCGAACTCGAGCTGTTGGCTGAGAAGGTGCCCGGGGGGCAGGCCTGGCACTGCGTATTCTGGCTGGGGGTGCCTGGGAACGAGATAGGGAGGATGGGGTCAGGAGAGCCGGGTGCTCCTCGCCGGGCGGGgcgacccccacccccgcacccacCGAGGGCCGCCACGCCGGCGCCAGCCGGGCAGGGCGCGTGCTCCAGGCAGAAGCCGGCATGCGCGAAGAAGCCGGGGCGACAGCGGCAAACGCGGTTGTGGGTGGCCCCGCACGGCCGCGCCTCCTCCTCGCGCTCCCCGCAGAAGACGTTGCAATACCGGCAGCGCTCCAGGTAGTTCCAGAACTGCGTGTAGTGGCGCGGCGGGCACGCGTCGCACGTCGTGGGGCTGTCCGGGCCGCAAGGCCGCCGCACGAAGGTGCCCGGCGGGCACTGGCCGCACACCAGCCACTCCCCGGTCTCCGCGTCCCGCCACGGGTAGGTGGGCGCGTCCGCCGCCTCCCCGCGCGCCGTGAGGGCCAGCAGCAGGGCGGGCAGCGGCCACGGCCACGGCGGGGCCCTCATGGTCTAGctgccggcggcggcggcggcccgacCGCGCGCCCTATAAGGGCCGGGCTGGCCACGCCCCCGcggagcccctcccctcccctccccgcccgggGCAGCAACTCCCTGCCTGGGGGGGCGGGAGCGGGGGCGAGCGGGCTTTGTCCCAGGGGAGGCCCCCTTCTCCCCAGAGCGGTCCTGGGGGGGGCCCGGCGCCCCCCCCACTTCTAGACAAAGTGGGACAGAGGCCCTGGAGTCCCCTCCCCTGAAATCAGGTCGGAGACAGACTGCCCAAAGGCCCCATCCTCTCTGGCGCACTCCAACCCCACCACCAGGCCCAGGCCACACAGACCCCGTGCACCCC belongs to Phacochoerus africanus isolate WHEZ1 chromosome 3, ROS_Pafr_v1, whole genome shotgun sequence and includes:
- the TNFRSF6B gene encoding tumor necrosis factor receptor superfamily member 6B — encoded protein: MRAPPWPWPLPALLLALTARGEAADAPTYPWRDAETGEWLVCGQCPPGTFVRRPCGPDSPTTCDACPPRHYTQFWNYLERCRYCNVFCGEREEEARPCGATHNRVCRCRPGFFAHAGFCLEHAPCPAGAGVAALGTPSQNTQCQACPPGTFSANSSSSEQCRPHRNCTALGLAVNVPGSSFHDALCTNCTGFPLGSLEPGAPGTEECERAVIDFVAFQDLSSKRLLRLQQALAGPGPPSPPPPREDRAALQLRLRRQLTELREARPGALVARLLPALRTARLPGLERGVRARFLRAR